The segment AGATCAGGATGACGGCGCCGAGGACGACGTCGACGAAGCCCATCGACTCGCGGGTGAGCAGCACCTGCTCCAGGACGCCGATGCCGATGGAGGCGACGAACGCGATCGGCAACGAGGTCATCCGGGCGATCACCGCGCCGGCCAGGCCGCGCAGCAGCAGTTGCGGGCCGAGCGATTCGATCGACTGCACGCCCTGGGTGGGGGTGAGCAGGATGGCCGAGAACGCGGCGATGGCCCCGGCGACCGCCCAGGCCAGGCTGGCCATCCGGGGCGCCGGTACGCCGTTGACGGTCGCCGCGTCCGGATGGTCGGCGGCGGCCCGGATGCCGATGCCGAAGCGGGTGCGGCGCAGGAAGAACGCGAGGGCGGCCAGCAGCACCGGGGTGAGCAGCAGCATCGCGGTCAGCGACGAGCCGACGGCGGTGGTGCCGAGGGTGAACGCCGGCAGCCCGGGCGGCTTCGGGTAGGTGGCGCCGGAGAAGCTGTCCCGGGACACCAGCAGGGCCAGGACCAGGATGAACTGGGCCAGGCCGAGGGTGGCGATCATGCCGATCACCCGCGGCCGGCGGTAGAGGCGGCGGACCACGACCATCTCGATGAGCGCGGAGAGCCCGCCGGCCACCGCGATGGCGATCGGGAACGCCAGCCAGTACGACATGCCGGTGGCGAGACGCGCCAGCACCGCCGCGCCGAAGACACCGACCGCGCCGTGCGCGAAGTTGACGAACCGGCTGGACCGGTAGACCAGCACCAGGCCGATGGCGAGCAGCCCGTACGTGAGTCCGGTGAAGAACCCGACCGCGATCATTCGGCGTGCCCTCCCAGGACCAGGCGGCGCGCGAGATCCGGGTCGGACCGCAGCCGGCCCGGGGTGTGCTCGGCGATGATCGTGCCGTGCTCCATGAACAACAGCCGGTCGGCGACCGACATGGCGACGTTCACCGACTGCTCGATGAGCAGGGTGGCGACGCCGGCCGTGGCGAGCCGGCGGACCAGTTCGAGCAGGCCGCCGACCACGACCGGGGCGAGGCCGAGCGAGAACTCGTCGACCAGCAGCACGCTGGGCCGCTGGATCAGGGTCTTGGCCAGCACCAGCATCTGCCGTTCGCCGCCGGAGAGGGTGGCGGCGGGCTGGTCGGCGCGGGCGGCGAGGCGCGGGAACACCGCGAGGGCGCCGTCGACGGCGGTGGCGGTCTTCTCGTCGTGGCGGGGCACCGGGTACGCGTGCATGCGCAGGTTGTCGCGAACCGTGAGGGAGCCGAACGCCTGCTGCCCGATGACCGTGGACATGCCGAGCCGGGCCCGTTTGGCGCCGGGCACACTCGTGATGTCGCGCCCGAGCAGGGTGACCGTCCCGGCGGTGGGCCGGCTGAGCCCGGAGATCATCCGGACCAGGGTGGACTTGCCGACGCCGTTCGGCCCGCAGAGCGCCACCGTCTCGCCGCTGTGCACGGCCAGGTCGACGCCGAACAGCACCTGGATCGGCCCGTACCCACCGGACAGGCCGCTGACCTCGAGGATCCGCTCACTCGCCAAGGGGAGTCACCGGCCCCTCGTACGCGAAACACGAGCACCCGGTGTCGTACTTGATCACCCGGTATCCGCTGCCGGCCGCGTACCGATCCTCGCCGAGCTCCCCGCCGAAACCGGTCGCCGTGGCGAAGGACGTGCCCAGCGCCTGGGCCGCGGCGCCCCACGTGGCCGCGTTCAGATTCGGCCCGAGATCAGCCGCCGCGGCCTGCAGCAGCAGCCCGGCATCGCAGTAGGTGAACGCGACCCGGGCGTTCTCCCGCTGCTTGAAGGTGATCCCGGCGTCCGCGTAGATCTTCTGGCACTTCTTCTCGGCGTCGGTGTCCGGGAAGGCGAGCCGGCTGTCCGGCACGTCGTACCCCGGCGCGAAGCCGATCCCGACCATGCCCTCGAGCGCGGAAGGCGGGATCGTCCCCGGGTTGGCCACCATGAACGACGGGCTGTCGAAGGTGGAGATGCCGTACCGCGCGGTGTAGCTCTGTGCCGCCGCGCTGGTCATGAAGAACGGCGCGATCCGGGCTCCGCCGAGGAAGAACACCCGGTCGATCTCCCTGCCGCGGAAGCTGACCGCGGCCTGGGTGAGCCCGGTGTTGAGGGTGCCCAGGTCGGTGGTGTCAATCCACGCGACCGTGCCCTCGACGCCGAGCACGGCGAGCGCCGGCGCGACGATGTCGTCGTAGACGGCCCGGTTCGCCGGGCTGTCCGCCGCGACCAGGCCGGCCCGGTCCCGGTCGGTGAAGAACTTCTGCCGGTCCAGGACCGCGAGGAACGACGAGGCGAACGCGTCGTACTCGGGGAACGATCCGGTCCAGAGGTACGGCGCCAGCTCGGTGAAGGTGGCCCGCGAGTTGGCGATCAGGGTGGCGTCCAGCATCAGGGTCTGCCGCTGGGCGTAACAGGGCCGGGCGTTGGACTGCAGCTGCCCGGTCAGGACCACCGCGAACGCCTGGTCGTCCTGGGTGATCTGGCTGCACAGCGTGGTCTCCGCGGCCGGCGAGTCGTTGCTCGCCTCGTACTCCCGGTAGACCGCCTCCAGCTTGCGCCCGGCGATCCCACCGTTCGCGTTGAGGTACGCCGCCAGCGCCTTGACCTGCTCGGCAGGCTTGCCGACGTCGGCGTTCTGGAAGCCGGTCATCGACGCCGTCTTCGTCAGGTCGGTGCCGATGAACACCACCTTCACCGCGTCGCCGGTGACCCCCGGCCCGGCGCCGGACGTCCCGGCCTGGGTGCCGCCCGCGCCGGGCATCAGCACGCCACAACTGGTGTACGCCAGCACCACGACGAGCAGCAGGGCTCCGAGCCGCAGCGGCGCCTTCATGATTTCTCCTCGAACAGCGACAGGTTCTTGGGGTAGCGCCGGGCCAGCACGTGGGTGAGAGCGGCGAGGTCGAGCACCGAGTCGCCGCCCGCGCTGTCCGGATCGCCGAGCAGGTCGCGCAGCGAGTCGAGGCTGAGCTGGGCGCCGGCCATCCGCCGCAGCCGACCGGCGCCGGGCGCGTCGTCGAAGACCAGGAACGCGCCGAGGCTGCCGAGGCGGACCACGGACGGCAGCATCGCCTGGGACGGGTCGGCGTAGGCCAGGGCCCGGCGCCGGGTGAGCCGGCGCAGCACGCCCCAGACGATCAACAGCACGCCGGCCAGGTTGATCAGAAGAAGACCCCAGGGGTACGCCCGATGCCCGATCCGCACGACCGCGAGCCCACTGACGTCGGCGCTGATCACGTACTCGCCGAACGCCGCCAGGGGAATGTCGACCGGGACGGTGAAGGTGCGGCTCTGCCCGGGGCTGAGGTTCGCGACCCGCTCCTGATGGAACACGTTGTCGTTGCCGCCACCGCCGAGCCGGACCTGGACCGTGGCGTCGACCAACTGCGACGTGGACGGGTTGCGGACCGTGTAGGTGAGCGTCAACCGGTCCGGCGCGCCGAACCAGGCGGCCGCGGTGCCGCCGGTGAGCCGGGCCTCCTGGACGATCAGGTCGCGGGCCGGAGCGGTGCCCTTCGGCAGGGCGGCGGTGGCGTGGCCGGTGAGGGTGAGCGGGAGGTTGACCTTCTGGGTGGCGTCGCCGAGGACCGCGGCGACCTGCACGACGCAGGGGCACGGCTTGGGTGGGTCGCCGATCTGCAGGTCGACGATGAAGGTGCCGTCCGGGCGTACCGGGGTGGCCAGCGCGGCCCGGGTGTCGCAGGCGGCCGAGCCGGTCGTGCCGCCCTCGCCGCAGGTGACGAACTGGAGCAGTTGCCCGGCCGTCCAGCCCTCGCCGGTGACCCGGACGGTCTCGCCCGGCTTGGCGGTGTTCTTCGACAGCCGCGCCCCCAGCCCGGCGGCCCCGGCGCTGACCCCGGTGGTGACCAGCATCAGCACGATCACCGAGGCCAGCGTGGCGAGCCTTCTCATCCGTTCGCCACCAGCCCCCGCGGCCGGGCCTCGCGGCTGCGGATCCGGCGCCGCACGGACCACCAGATCGCGGCGATCAGGGCGGCGAGCACGGCCACGCCGGTCCAGGAGATCACCACGGCCCGGTCCGAGCGCCGGGCGTAGACGCCGCCGTCGGCGGTCACGGTGACCGCGGTGGTGACGATGTCGAAGGGCCAGATGCCCTCGGCGGTCATGGCGAACGCGCCCCTGGCGCCGGGGACCATGTCGGCCGACGGGGTCGAGCCGCTGACCTTGACGGCGTGCCCGAACAGGCCGGTCACCTTGACCTGGGCGGCCGGGATGAGGTGCACGTTGCCGATGTTGGCGACCTGGTACTCCAGGTTGCCGCGGGCCGCGACGGGCAGCAGCGGCGAGGTGATGTCCATGTCGAGTTCCGGTACGCCGAGCCCGGGCACGACCGTCCCGGCGACGCGCAGGTAGACCCGGGCGGCCACGGCGCGCTGAATGCGTACGGTCGCGCCGTTCGCCTCGGTCACCGCGCCGGGTTCCGACTCCAGGGCGACGATGCCGCCGACGTGGTCACCGGGGGTGGCGTTCTCCGGCACGGTGATGGTGAACGGGATGTCCGCGCTGGTGCCGCCGGGCACGGTCACCTTCTTCACCTGCGACGTCACCCAATTGCCGAGGCCGGACTGCTCCTCGTCGAGGGTGCGCAGGGCGAAACCGCCGTCGCGGACGGTGTTG is part of the Actinoplanes sp. NBC_00393 genome and harbors:
- a CDS encoding ABC transporter ATP-binding protein, whose product is MASERILEVSGLSGGYGPIQVLFGVDLAVHSGETVALCGPNGVGKSTLVRMISGLSRPTAGTVTLLGRDITSVPGAKRARLGMSTVIGQQAFGSLTVRDNLRMHAYPVPRHDEKTATAVDGALAVFPRLAARADQPAATLSGGERQMLVLAKTLIQRPSVLLVDEFSLGLAPVVVGGLLELVRRLATAGVATLLIEQSVNVAMSVADRLLFMEHGTIIAEHTPGRLRSDPDLARRLVLGGHAE
- a CDS encoding ABC transporter substrate-binding protein; translated protein: MKAPLRLGALLLVVVLAYTSCGVLMPGAGGTQAGTSGAGPGVTGDAVKVVFIGTDLTKTASMTGFQNADVGKPAEQVKALAAYLNANGGIAGRKLEAVYREYEASNDSPAAETTLCSQITQDDQAFAVVLTGQLQSNARPCYAQRQTLMLDATLIANSRATFTELAPYLWTGSFPEYDAFASSFLAVLDRQKFFTDRDRAGLVAADSPANRAVYDDIVAPALAVLGVEGTVAWIDTTDLGTLNTGLTQAAVSFRGREIDRVFFLGGARIAPFFMTSAAAQSYTARYGISTFDSPSFMVANPGTIPPSALEGMVGIGFAPGYDVPDSRLAFPDTDAEKKCQKIYADAGITFKQRENARVAFTYCDAGLLLQAAAADLGPNLNAATWGAAAQALGTSFATATGFGGELGEDRYAAGSGYRVIKYDTGCSCFAYEGPVTPLGE
- a CDS encoding WxL protein peptidoglycan domain-containing protein, translating into MRNRIIAAALALVGALLPAAPAAATGNGEWSVVPTPARNPGPTPRVYFFLDASAGQTIKESVRVSNLSRSSRSFTVYGADAYNTVRDGGFALRTLDEEQSGLGNWVTSQVKKVTVPGGTSADIPFTITVPENATPGDHVGGIVALESEPGAVTEANGATVRIQRAVAARVYLRVAGTVVPGLGVPELDMDITSPLLPVAARGNLEYQVANIGNVHLIPAAQVKVTGLFGHAVKVSGSTPSADMVPGARGAFAMTAEGIWPFDIVTTAVTVTADGGVYARRSDRAVVISWTGVAVLAALIAAIWWSVRRRIRSREARPRGLVANG